The following proteins are encoded in a genomic region of Primulina huaijiensis isolate GDHJ02 unplaced genomic scaffold, ASM1229523v2 scaffold25037, whole genome shotgun sequence:
- the LOC140967401 gene encoding conserved oligomeric Golgi complex subunit 5 — MASPGIPRSPLQRLSTFKNTPTAAGATPSTTAHTPMPLSPPTSPLDTFSSDPIFSAFLSPDFNPTQFSSSALSSGSAASRIEKLQDGLRLLDTQLRHEVLSRHNDLLNQLSSIKATESSLSTLRSSLSSLQSSLRRARSELSDPHRVISTQTHQLNNLHSTSLLLQFTLRTLRQIQKLRNAVESQPDASKWDLFKAAQLHFEILTLYNESHLSGIDIVDAELQWVIEVGSKIREEGMKVLEKGLENLNQPEVGLGLQVFYNMGELRGAVDGLASKYKQTGVKSVSNALDMKAISGGGGYGAGGPGAVQRQGTPQIGGGAKAKESLWQRMNGCMDQLHSIVLAVWHLQRVLSKKRDPFTHVLLLDEVMQEGDPMLTDRVWDALVKSFTNQMKSVFTASSFVKEIFTVGYPKLLTMIENLLERISRDTDVKGVPPALSSEGKEQMVAAIKIFETAFLALCLSRLSDLVNSVFPISNRGSIPSKVHISRILSCIQEEIEAVQMDARLTLLVLHQISKALVLLAQRTENQISTGPEARQVTGPATPLQLKNFILCQHLQDIHTHMMTMVSGLPTVAIDVLSVALGTLYGVAGDSVTSLFQTMLERLESCILQIHEQNFATLGIDAAMDNNASPYMEELQKSILHFRTEFLSRLLPSSGAISRGTETICTRLVRSMASRVLIFFIRHVSLVRPLSESGKLRMARDMAEIELAVGQNLFPVEQLGAPYRALRAFRPVIFLETSQLGSSPLLQDLPPSVILHHLYSRGPEDLQSPLQRNKLTPIQYSLWMDSQGEDQIWRGIKATLDDYAAKVRARGDKEFSPVYPTMLKIGSSLAGNES; from the exons ATGGCGTCTCCAGGCATCCCCAGATCCCCACTCCAACGCCTCTCCACCTTCAAAAATACTCCGACCGCCGCCGGAGCCACCCCTTCTACAACGGCCCACACCCCTATGCCCCTCTCCCCACCTACATCCCCCCTAGACACGTTTTCTTCCGACCCAATCTTCTCCGCCTTCCTCTCCCCGGACTTCAACCCCACTCAATTCTCCTCCTCCGCCCTCTCATCCGGCTCTGCTGCCTCAAGAATTGAAAAACTCCAGGATGGCCTCCGCCTACTTGATACCCAGCTACGTCACGAAGTCCTGTCCCGTCATAACGACCTGCTCAACCAGCTTTCCTCCATCAAAGCTACTGAATCCTCTCTTTCCACCTTAAGATCATCTCTTTCTTCTCTTCAATCCTCCCTCCGCCGCGCTCGCTCCGAACTCTCCGATCCCCACCGCGTTATTTCCACCCAGACCCACCAGCTTAACAATCTTCATTCTACCTCCTTGCTTCTTCAGTTCACTCTTCGCACTCTTAGGCAAATCCAGAAGCTAAGAAATGCTGTCGAGTCTCAGCCTGATGCATCGAAATGGGATCTTTTCAAGGCAGCTCAGCTGCATTTTGAGATTTTGACCCTTTACAATGAGTCCCATTTATCGGGGATTGATATAGTGGACGCGGAGTTGCAATGGGTTATTGAAGTCGGATCAAAAATCCGAGAGGAGGGGATGAAGGTATTGGAAAAGGGACTCGAGAATTTAAATCAACCGGAAGTGGGATTGGGTTTGCAGGTGTTTTACAACATGGGAGAGTTGAGGGGGGCGGTGGATGGGTTGGCGAGCAAGTACAAGCAAACGGGGGTGAAGAGTGTAAGTAACGCGCTTGATATGAAGGCTATTTCTGGAGGAGGGGGTTATGGTGCTGGGGGCCCCGGAGCGGTACAAAGACAGGGGACGCCGCAGATTGGGGGTGGGGCAAAAGCAAAGGAATCGCTTTGGCAGAGAATGAATGGTTGTATGGATCAGTTACATTCGATTGTGCTCGCAGTTTGGCACTTGCAGAGGGTATTGTCCAAGAAACGCGATCCGTTCACACATGTTCTGTTATTGGATGAGGTCATGCAG GAAGGTGATCCAATGTTGACAGATCGTGTTTGGGATGCTTTGGTAAAGTCTTTTACTAATCAAATGAAGTCTGTTTTCACTGCATCAAGTTTTGTCAAAGAAATATTTACTGTTGGGTATCCTAAGCTTTTAACAATGATAGAGAACCTCCTTGAAAGAATTTCACGTGACACGGATGTCAAAGGAGTTCCACCGGCTCTCAGTTCAGAAGGAAAAGAACAAATGGTAGCTGCCATTAAGATTTTTGAGACAGCTTTTTTAGCGCTTTGTTTAAGTCGACTCTCGGATCTTGTGAATTCTGTGTTTCCAATCTCAAACCGTGGAAGTATTCCCTCCAAAGTACATATATCGAGGATTTTATCATGTATTCAAGAAGAAATTGAAGCTGTGCAGATGGATGCTCGCTTGACTCTTCTTGTTTTGCATCAAATCAGCAAAGCGTTGGTTCTACTTGCACAAAGAACTGAAAACCAG ATATCAACAGGCCCTGAAGCACGCCAAGTCACTGGTCCTGCAACTCCATTACAACTCAAGAACTTCATATTGTGCCAACATCTGCAAGATATCCACACACACATGATGACCATGGTTTCAGGGTTGCCAACTGTTGCTATTGATGTTTTGTCTGTTGCTCTTGGTACATTGTATGGAGTTGCTGGTGATTCAGTGACCTCCTTATTTCAGACCATGCTTGAGCGTCTTGAATCTTGTATCTTGCAGATTCATGAACAGAATTTTGCCACTCTTGGCATAGATGCTGCTATGGACAACAATGCATCTCCGTACATGGAAGAATTACAGAAAAGTATTCTTCACTTTAGGACTGAATTTTTGTCTAGACTTTTGCCTTCATCGGGAGCTATTTCCCGTGGCACAGAAACTATATGCACGAGGCTCGTAAGAAGCATGGCATCGAgagttttgatattttttattaggCACGTTTCTCTTGTTAGGCCATTATCTGAATCAGGAAAGCTGAGAATGGCTAGAGACATGGCTGAAATTGAATTAGCAGTTGGTCAAAATTTGTTTCCAGTGGAACAACTTGGTGCTCCATATCGTGCCCTTCGAGCGTTTCGCCCTGTTATTTTCCTGGAAACATCTCAGCTTGGTTCTTCACCACTCCTTCAAGATCTTCCCCCGAGTGTCATACTTCATCATCTCTATT